From a single Nocardioides panacis genomic region:
- a CDS encoding DUF5063 domain-containing protein, with the protein MSDITTGAATTTVEPHSDFEDFAQQIADHVGSFLLALRAISQGEAGGSAIPLLLLETSQILLAGGRLGVHSDFTPADEYEPDPGPDPDLDALRLRLAVLLESVDAYSEVFDPYVDPPEIVSSLLSDDLTSIATALAHGLQHYRAGRVSEALWWWQFSYVSSWGNEASGVLRALQSVVAHDRLDAEFESEQDQVAAADELLTP; encoded by the coding sequence ATGAGCGACATCACCACGGGTGCGGCGACGACCACGGTCGAGCCGCACAGCGACTTCGAGGACTTCGCGCAGCAGATCGCCGACCACGTCGGCAGCTTCCTGCTCGCGCTGCGCGCCATCTCCCAGGGCGAGGCGGGCGGCAGCGCGATCCCGCTGCTGCTGCTCGAGACCAGCCAGATCCTGCTCGCCGGCGGCCGGCTCGGGGTGCACTCCGACTTCACCCCCGCCGACGAGTACGAGCCGGACCCGGGCCCGGACCCCGACCTCGACGCCCTGCGGCTGCGGCTCGCGGTGCTCCTGGAGAGCGTCGACGCCTACAGCGAGGTCTTCGACCCCTACGTCGACCCGCCCGAGATCGTGTCGTCGCTGCTGTCGGACGACCTGACCAGCATCGCGACGGCGCTCGCCCACGGCCTGCAGCACTACCGCGCGGGCCGGGTCAGCGAGGCGCTGTGGTGGTGGCAGTTCTCCTACGTCTCCTCGTGGGGCAACGAGGCCAGCGGGGTGCTGCGCGCCCTGCAGTCCGTGGTCGCCCACGACCGGCTGGACGCCGAGTTCGAGAGCGAGCAGGACCAGGTCGCCGCCGCCGACGAGCTGCTCACGCCGTAG
- the recR gene encoding recombination mediator RecR, whose translation MYEGVVQDLIDELGRLPGVGPKSAQRIAFHLLQADPVDVRRLAQVLVEVKERVRFCAVCGNVAEEETCRICRDQRRDPSVICVVEESKDVVAVERTREFRGRYHVLGGAISPIDGIGPDDLRIRELMTRLADGVVTEVILATDPNLEGEATATYLTRLLRPMGLRVTRLASGLPVGGDLEYADEVTLGRAFEGRRSVE comes from the coding sequence ATGTACGAAGGTGTCGTCCAGGACCTGATCGACGAGCTCGGTCGACTCCCCGGCGTGGGGCCCAAGAGCGCACAACGCATCGCCTTCCACCTGCTCCAGGCCGACCCGGTCGACGTACGCCGGCTGGCGCAGGTGCTGGTCGAGGTCAAGGAGCGGGTGCGGTTCTGCGCGGTCTGCGGCAACGTCGCGGAGGAGGAGACCTGCCGGATCTGCCGCGACCAGCGGCGCGACCCCTCGGTCATCTGCGTGGTCGAGGAGTCCAAGGACGTGGTGGCCGTCGAGCGCACCCGGGAGTTCCGGGGGCGCTACCACGTGCTCGGCGGGGCGATCTCGCCCATCGACGGCATCGGTCCGGACGACCTGCGGATCCGCGAGCTGATGACCCGGCTGGCCGACGGGGTGGTCACCGAGGTCATCCTGGCCACCGACCCGAACCTCGAGGGCGAGGCGACCGCGACGTATCTCACGCGGCTGCTGCGCCCGATGGGCTTGCGCGTGACGCGACTTGCGAGTGGACTTCCCGTAGGCGGGGACCTGGAGTACGCCGACGAGGTCACGCTCGGGCGGGCCTTCGAAGGGAGACGATCGGTCGAATGA
- a CDS encoding YbaB/EbfC family nucleoid-associated protein yields the protein MTENQNPFGDGGFDINSLLQQAQQMQEQMAAAQQELAAATVVGTVGDGLVTVTVNGTGELVGVKIRKDSFDPSDTEDLEDLIVAAYRDAAGQAQALAAEKMGPLAGGLGGEPGPEGGPGLSLGF from the coding sequence ATGACTGAGAACCAGAACCCCTTCGGCGACGGCGGGTTCGACATCAACAGCCTGCTCCAGCAGGCGCAGCAGATGCAGGAGCAGATGGCTGCCGCCCAGCAGGAGCTCGCGGCGGCCACCGTCGTCGGCACCGTCGGCGACGGCCTCGTGACGGTCACCGTCAACGGCACCGGCGAGCTGGTCGGGGTGAAGATCCGCAAGGACAGCTTCGACCCGTCCGACACCGAGGACCTCGAGGACCTGATCGTCGCGGCCTACCGCGACGCGGCCGGCCAGGCCCAGGCGCTCGCCGCGGAGAAGATGGGGCCGCTGGCCGGCGGTCTCGGTGGCGAGCCCGGTCCGGAGGGCGGTCCCGGGCTCTCGCTCGGCTTCTAG